Proteins encoded within one genomic window of Couchioplanes caeruleus:
- a CDS encoding NAD(P)-dependent oxidoreductase, giving the protein MGGARRPPRLPRRLRQRPHRLTAGPGGGPRGANWPALRARASDYRTAMADGEIVGFLGLGVMGEPMARRLARAGTPLVVWSRRPERCDAVRALGATVAASPAGVLERADVVLMMLANGTAIDAVLGRGTPAFRAVGGRLVVHMGTTSPEYSRALADEVAAAGGRYAEAPVSGSRRPAEEGQLVAMLAGDPADVAVVRKLIAPMVRDATVCGAVPQALLMKLAVNLYLISMVTGLAEAYHFAARSGVDLARFAAVLDAGPMASDVSRIKSAKLLARNFAVQASLRDVLMNNELVAAAARRAGIASPVLDACHALYAEAVALGHGDEDMAAVVRALETR; this is encoded by the coding sequence CTGGGGGGCGCTCGCCGACCACCTCGGCTTCCGCGTCGTCTACGCCAACGGCCGCACCGGCTGACAGCCGGTCCCGGCGGCGGGCCGCGAGGTGCGAATTGGCCCGCGCTGCGAGCGAGGGCGTCCGATTACCGTACGGCCATGGCAGACGGCGAGATCGTGGGATTTCTCGGGCTCGGGGTCATGGGCGAGCCGATGGCCCGGCGCCTGGCCCGGGCCGGTACCCCGCTGGTGGTCTGGAGCCGGCGGCCCGAGCGCTGCGACGCCGTCCGCGCGCTCGGCGCAACCGTCGCGGCGAGCCCGGCCGGCGTGCTCGAGCGCGCGGACGTCGTGCTGATGATGCTGGCGAACGGCACGGCGATCGACGCGGTCCTCGGACGGGGAACGCCCGCCTTCCGTGCCGTCGGTGGGCGGCTGGTGGTGCACATGGGCACCACGTCTCCGGAGTACTCGCGGGCGCTGGCGGACGAGGTGGCCGCTGCCGGTGGGCGCTATGCCGAGGCGCCGGTGTCGGGGTCGCGGCGGCCCGCCGAGGAGGGGCAGCTCGTGGCGATGCTCGCCGGAGATCCGGCGGACGTGGCCGTGGTGCGCAAGCTCATCGCGCCGATGGTCCGCGACGCGACGGTGTGCGGTGCCGTGCCCCAGGCGCTGCTGATGAAGCTCGCCGTCAATCTGTACCTCATCAGCATGGTCACCGGGCTGGCCGAGGCGTACCACTTCGCGGCCCGGTCCGGGGTGGACCTCGCGCGGTTCGCCGCGGTGCTGGACGCCGGGCCGATGGCCAGCGACGTGTCCCGGATCAAGAGCGCCAAGCTGCTCGCGCGGAACTTCGCGGTGCAGGCCTCGCTGCGGGACGTGCTCATGAACAACGAGCTGGTCGCCGCGGCCGCCCGCCGCGCCGGGATCGCCTCGCCGGTGCTCGACGCCTGTCACGCCCTGTACGCGGAAGCGGTCGCGCTCGGGCACGGCGACGAGGACATGGCCGCCGTGGTACGGGCGCTGGAAACCCGATGA
- a CDS encoding DUF6642 family protein, whose amino-acid sequence MAKAGGVFCVEGQWEDDLTERGSVLPTLELLERLGSIRFIHRDTATTEELHYYLDTWLSRKYQDYKVGFFALHGQPSQLCLTAKTTVELDEIGAWMSGRCAGRSLYFGSCSVLRASDRVLKEFLHETKAAMLCGFTKAIDWVESAAFETVVLNAMVNGGRIDSVERLMRSSRWGALADHLGFRVVYANGRTG is encoded by the coding sequence GTGGCGAAGGCGGGGGGAGTGTTCTGCGTCGAGGGCCAGTGGGAGGACGACCTCACCGAGCGAGGATCCGTGCTCCCCACCCTCGAGCTGCTCGAACGCCTCGGCAGCATCCGCTTCATCCACCGCGACACGGCGACCACCGAGGAGCTGCACTACTACCTCGACACCTGGCTCTCCCGCAAATACCAGGACTACAAGGTCGGCTTCTTCGCCCTGCACGGGCAGCCGTCGCAACTGTGCCTCACCGCCAAGACCACGGTCGAGCTCGACGAGATCGGCGCCTGGATGTCGGGCCGCTGCGCCGGGCGCAGCCTGTACTTCGGTAGCTGCTCGGTGCTGCGCGCCTCGGACCGCGTCCTCAAGGAGTTTCTGCACGAGACGAAGGCCGCCATGCTCTGCGGCTTCACCAAGGCGATCGACTGGGTCGAATCGGCGGCCTTCGAGACGGTCGTCCTCAACGCCATGGTCAACGGCGGCCGCATCGACAGCGTGGAACGCCTCATGCGCTCCAGCCGCTGGGGGGCGCTCGCCGACCACCTCGGCTTCCGCGTCGTCTACGCCAACGGCCGCACCGGCTGA